A genomic segment from Saimiri boliviensis isolate mSaiBol1 chromosome 14, mSaiBol1.pri, whole genome shotgun sequence encodes:
- the PTPRH gene encoding receptor-type tyrosine-protein phosphatase H isoform X5, which translates to MTCAHITVCLHQLVPAVWKNWQHKGIEMPTACFLCFLYLCSHWISLPNFSAPNPVRNLTVEAQTTSSITLRWEVPEGPHPQNSTYWVECTGDGGRTENRNTTDTNVTVDGLEPGSLYTFSVWVEKNGVNSSEETVTNATAPNPVRNLTVEAQTTSSITLRWEVPEGPHPQNSTYWVECTGDGGRTENRNTTDTNVTVDGLEPGSLYTFSVWVEKYGVNSSEETVTNATAPNPVRNLTVEAQTTSSITLRWEVPEGPHPQNSTYWVECTGDGGRTENRNTTDTNVTVDGLEPGSLYTFSVWVEKNGVNSSEETVTTATAPNPVGSLTVEAQTTSSITLRWEVPEGPHPQNSTYWVECTGDGGRTENRNTTDTNVTVDGLEPGSLYTFSVWVEKNGVNSSEETVTTATAPNPVRNLTVEAQTTSSITLRWEVPEGPHPQNSTYWVECTGDGGRTENRNTTDTNVTVDGLEPGSLYTFSVWVEKYGVNSSEETVTNATVPNAVRSLSMQDWTNSSIALRWTAPQGPGQSSYTYWVSCVGEGITDPRTQSTSGTEITLKELEAGSLYNLTVWAERNEISGYKSTLSAATAPSEVTDLQNKNQTDNSVTLWWQAPRDPHSQLYVYRVQWASEGHPQREQDPQANWANQSSRTNETWYKVEALEPGTLYNFTVWAERNDMASSTQSIRVSTNPDTVTITSCVSTSGGYGVILTWSCPQGGYEAFELEVGGQRGSQDRASCGKGVSVLGLGPAQSYPATITTIWDGMRATSASVTCHTESAGVIAGAIVGILLFLILVGLLIFFLKRRNKKNQQKPELSDLVFSFPGDILAEDFADHVKKNEKDSNCGFAVEYQQLSLVGTSQSQMVASTPENNAKNRYRNVLPCEVRALLASGLSALYPRAPAGDPGE; encoded by the exons ATGACATGTGCACACATCACAGTCTGCCTGCATCAGCTGGTGCCAGCAGTTTGGAAGAACTGGCAACATAAAGGAATAGAGATGCCTACTGCCTGCTTCCTTTGTTTTCTGTATCTCTGTTCACATTGGATCTCTCTTCCTAATTTCTCAGCCCCCAACCCAGTGAGAAACCTGACCGTGGAGGCCCAGACCACCAGCTCCATCACCCTGAGATGGGAGGTCCCTGAGGGCCCACACCCACAGAACTCCACCTACTGGGTCGAGTGCACCGGAGACGGTGGCAGAACGGAGAATCGAAACACAACAGACACCAATGTCACCGTGGATGGACTTGAACCCGGGTCCTTGTATACGTTTTCTGTGTGGGTAGAGAAAAATGGAGTAAATAGCTCTGAGGAGACTGTCACTAATGCTACGG CCCCCAATCCAGTGAGAAACCTGACCGTGGAGGCCCAGACCACCAGCTCCATCACCCTGAGATGGGAGGTCCCTGAGGGCCCACACCCACAGAACTCCACCTACTGGGTCGAGTGCACCGGAGACGGTGGCAGAACGGAGAATCGAAACACAACAGACACCAATGTCACTGTGGATGGACTTGAACCCGGGTCCTTGTATACGTTTTCTGTGTGGGTAGAGAAATATGGAGTAAATAGCTCTGAGGAGACTGTCACTAATGCTACGG CCCCCAACCCAGTGAGAAACCTGACCGTGGAGGCCCAGACCACCAGCTCCATCACCCTGAGATGGGAGGTCCCTGAGGGCCCACACCCACAGAACTCCACCTACTGGGTCGAGTGCACCGGAGACGGTGGCAGAACGGAGAATCGAAACACAACAGACACCAATGTCACCGTGGATGGACTTGAACCCGGGTCCTTGTATACGTTTTCTGTGTGGGTAGAGAAAAATGGAGTAAATAGCTCTGAGGAGACTGTCACTACTGCTACGG CCCCCAACCCCGTGGGAAGCCTGACCGTGGAGGCCCAGACCACCAGCTCCATCACCCTGAGATGGGAGGTCCCTGAGGGCCCACACCCACAGAACTCCACCTACTGGGTCGAGTGCACCGGAGACGGTGGCAGAACGGAGAATCGAAACACAACAGACACCAATGTCACCGTGGATGGACTTGAACCCGGGTCCTTGTATACGTTTTCTGTGTGGGTAGAGAAAAATGGAGTAAATAGCTCTGAGGAGACTGTCACTACTGCCACGG CCCCCAATCCAGTGAGAAACCTGACCGTGGAGGCCCAGACCACCAGCTCCATCACCCTGAGATGGGAGGTCCCTGAGGGCCCACACCCACAGAACTCCACCTACTGGGTCGAGTGCACCGGAGACGGTGGCAGAACGGAGAATCGAAACACAACAGACACCAATGTCACCGTGGATGGACTTGAACCCGGGTCCTTGTATACGTTTTCTGTGTGGGTAGAGAAATATGGAGTAAATAGCTCTGAGGAGACTGTCACTAATGCTACGG TCCCCAATGCAGTGAGAAGCCTCAGCATGCAGGACTGGACCAACAGCTCCATTGCCTTGCGCTGGACAGCTCCCCAGGGCCCAGGCCAGTCTTCCTACACCTACTGGGTCTCATGCGTCGGGGAAGGCATTACTGACCCCAGGACCCAAAGCACCTCAGGTACTGAAATCACCCTAAAGGAACTGGAAGCCGGCAGCCTGTACAACCTCACCGTCTGGGCCGAGAGGAATGAGATCAGCGGCTATAAAAGCACCCTCAGTGCAGCCACCG CTCCCAGTGAGGTCACGGATCTCCAGAACAAAAATCAGACTGACAACTCAGTCACACTATGGTGGCAGGCCCCCAGAGACCCCCACTCTCAGCTGTACGTATACAGGGTCCAGTGGGCCAGCGAGGGACATCCCCAGAGGGAGCAAGATCCCCAAGCGAATTGGGCCAACCAGTCCAGCAGGACCAATGAGACATGGTACAAGGTGGAGGCCCTGGAACCCGGGACTCTGTACAACTTCACCGTGTGGGCAGAAAGAAACGACATGGCCAGTTCCACGCAAAGCATCCGTGTGTCCACAA ACCCGGACACAGTCACCATCACTTCCTGCGTCAGCACCTCAGGGGGCTATGGAGTCATCTTGACCTGGTCCTGCCCCCAGGGAGGCTACGAGGCCTTTGAGTTGGAGGTGGGTGGACAGCGAGGCTCCCAGGACAGAGCTTCGTGTGGGAAGGGTGTGTCTGTGTTGGGTCTCGGGCCGGCTCAGTCCTACCCAGCCACCATCACGACCATCTGGGACGGAATGagggccacctctgcctctgtgaCCTGCCACACCGAGAGTGCAG GGGTCATTGCCGGAGCCATTGTGGGCATCCTCCTATTTCTCATCCTGGTGGGCCTGCTTATTTTCTTCCTGAAGAGGAG GAATAAGAAGAACCAGCAGAAACCAGAACTCAGTGATCTGGTCTTCAG CTTCCCAGGGGACATCCTGGCTGAAGACTTTGCTGACCACGTCAAGAAGAATGAGAAGGACAGCAACTGTGGTTTTGCAGTGGAGTACCAG CAACTGTCCCTGGTGGGCACCAGCCAGTCTCAGATGGTGGCTTCAACTCCAGAGAACAACGCCAAGAACCGCTACAGAAATGTGCTGCCCT GTGAAGTGCGAGCATTACTGGCCTCTGGACTCTCAGCCCTGTACCCACGGGCACCTGCAGGTGACCCTGGAGAGTGA
- the PTPRH gene encoding receptor-type tyrosine-protein phosphatase H isoform X3, whose product MTCAHITVCLHQLVPAVWKNWQHKGIEMPTACFLCFLYLCSHWISLPNFSAPNPVRNLTVEAQTTSSITLRWEVPEGPHPQNSTYWVECTGDGGRTENRNTTDTNVTVDGLEPGSLYTFSVWVEKNGVNSSEETVTNATAPNPVRNLTVEAQTTSSITLRWEVPEGPHPQNSTYWVECTGDGGRTENRNTTDTNVTVDGLEPGSLYTFSVWVEKYGVNSSEETVTNATAPNPVRNLTVEAQTTSSITLRWEVPEGPHPQNSTYWVECTGDGGRTENRNTTDTNVTVDGLEPGSLYTFSVWVEKNGVNSSEETVTTATAPNPVGSLTVEAQTTSSITLRWEVPEGPHPQNSTYWVECTGDGGRTENRNTTDTNVTVDGLEPGSLYTFSVWVEKNGVNSSEETVTTATAPNPVRNLTVEAQTTSSITLRWEVPEGPHPQNSTYWVECTGDGGRTENRNTTDTNVTVDGLEPGSLYTFSVWVEKYGVNSSEETVTNATVPNAVRSLSMQDWTNSSIALRWTAPQGPGQSSYTYWVSCVGEGITDPRTQSTSGTEITLKELEAGSLYNLTVWAERNEISGYKSTLSAATAPSEVTDLQNKNQTDNSVTLWWQAPRDPHSQLYVYRVQWASEGHPQREQDPQANWANQSSRTNETWYKVEALEPGTLYNFTVWAERNDMASSTQSIRVSTNPDTVTITSCVSTSGGYGVILTWSCPQGGYEAFELEVGGQRGSQDRASCGKGVSVLGLGPAQSYPATITTIWDGMRATSASVTCHTESAGIRRTSRNQNSVIWSSASQGTSWLKTLLTTSRRMRRTATVVLQWSTSNCPWWAPASLRWWLQLQRTTPRTATEMCCPVKCEHYWPLDSQPCTHGHLQVTLESEEVTENWTVRELQLLQVKEQKMLSVRQFHYLAWPDHGVPSSPDTLLAFWRMLRQWLDQTMDGGPPIVHCSAGVGRTGTLIALDVLLRQLECEGLLGPFSFVKKMRESRPLMVQTEAQYVFLHQCILQFLQQSAQAPAEKEAIYENVENLIYENAAAILAHQLEV is encoded by the exons ATGACATGTGCACACATCACAGTCTGCCTGCATCAGCTGGTGCCAGCAGTTTGGAAGAACTGGCAACATAAAGGAATAGAGATGCCTACTGCCTGCTTCCTTTGTTTTCTGTATCTCTGTTCACATTGGATCTCTCTTCCTAATTTCTCAGCCCCCAACCCAGTGAGAAACCTGACCGTGGAGGCCCAGACCACCAGCTCCATCACCCTGAGATGGGAGGTCCCTGAGGGCCCACACCCACAGAACTCCACCTACTGGGTCGAGTGCACCGGAGACGGTGGCAGAACGGAGAATCGAAACACAACAGACACCAATGTCACCGTGGATGGACTTGAACCCGGGTCCTTGTATACGTTTTCTGTGTGGGTAGAGAAAAATGGAGTAAATAGCTCTGAGGAGACTGTCACTAATGCTACGG CCCCCAATCCAGTGAGAAACCTGACCGTGGAGGCCCAGACCACCAGCTCCATCACCCTGAGATGGGAGGTCCCTGAGGGCCCACACCCACAGAACTCCACCTACTGGGTCGAGTGCACCGGAGACGGTGGCAGAACGGAGAATCGAAACACAACAGACACCAATGTCACTGTGGATGGACTTGAACCCGGGTCCTTGTATACGTTTTCTGTGTGGGTAGAGAAATATGGAGTAAATAGCTCTGAGGAGACTGTCACTAATGCTACGG CCCCCAACCCAGTGAGAAACCTGACCGTGGAGGCCCAGACCACCAGCTCCATCACCCTGAGATGGGAGGTCCCTGAGGGCCCACACCCACAGAACTCCACCTACTGGGTCGAGTGCACCGGAGACGGTGGCAGAACGGAGAATCGAAACACAACAGACACCAATGTCACCGTGGATGGACTTGAACCCGGGTCCTTGTATACGTTTTCTGTGTGGGTAGAGAAAAATGGAGTAAATAGCTCTGAGGAGACTGTCACTACTGCTACGG CCCCCAACCCCGTGGGAAGCCTGACCGTGGAGGCCCAGACCACCAGCTCCATCACCCTGAGATGGGAGGTCCCTGAGGGCCCACACCCACAGAACTCCACCTACTGGGTCGAGTGCACCGGAGACGGTGGCAGAACGGAGAATCGAAACACAACAGACACCAATGTCACCGTGGATGGACTTGAACCCGGGTCCTTGTATACGTTTTCTGTGTGGGTAGAGAAAAATGGAGTAAATAGCTCTGAGGAGACTGTCACTACTGCCACGG CCCCCAATCCAGTGAGAAACCTGACCGTGGAGGCCCAGACCACCAGCTCCATCACCCTGAGATGGGAGGTCCCTGAGGGCCCACACCCACAGAACTCCACCTACTGGGTCGAGTGCACCGGAGACGGTGGCAGAACGGAGAATCGAAACACAACAGACACCAATGTCACCGTGGATGGACTTGAACCCGGGTCCTTGTATACGTTTTCTGTGTGGGTAGAGAAATATGGAGTAAATAGCTCTGAGGAGACTGTCACTAATGCTACGG TCCCCAATGCAGTGAGAAGCCTCAGCATGCAGGACTGGACCAACAGCTCCATTGCCTTGCGCTGGACAGCTCCCCAGGGCCCAGGCCAGTCTTCCTACACCTACTGGGTCTCATGCGTCGGGGAAGGCATTACTGACCCCAGGACCCAAAGCACCTCAGGTACTGAAATCACCCTAAAGGAACTGGAAGCCGGCAGCCTGTACAACCTCACCGTCTGGGCCGAGAGGAATGAGATCAGCGGCTATAAAAGCACCCTCAGTGCAGCCACCG CTCCCAGTGAGGTCACGGATCTCCAGAACAAAAATCAGACTGACAACTCAGTCACACTATGGTGGCAGGCCCCCAGAGACCCCCACTCTCAGCTGTACGTATACAGGGTCCAGTGGGCCAGCGAGGGACATCCCCAGAGGGAGCAAGATCCCCAAGCGAATTGGGCCAACCAGTCCAGCAGGACCAATGAGACATGGTACAAGGTGGAGGCCCTGGAACCCGGGACTCTGTACAACTTCACCGTGTGGGCAGAAAGAAACGACATGGCCAGTTCCACGCAAAGCATCCGTGTGTCCACAA ACCCGGACACAGTCACCATCACTTCCTGCGTCAGCACCTCAGGGGGCTATGGAGTCATCTTGACCTGGTCCTGCCCCCAGGGAGGCTACGAGGCCTTTGAGTTGGAGGTGGGTGGACAGCGAGGCTCCCAGGACAGAGCTTCGTGTGGGAAGGGTGTGTCTGTGTTGGGTCTCGGGCCGGCTCAGTCCTACCCAGCCACCATCACGACCATCTGGGACGGAATGagggccacctctgcctctgtgaCCTGCCACACCGAGAGTGCAG GAATAAGAAGAACCAGCAGAAACCAGAACTCAGTGATCTGGTCTTCAG CTTCCCAGGGGACATCCTGGCTGAAGACTTTGCTGACCACGTCAAGAAGAATGAGAAGGACAGCAACTGTGGTTTTGCAGTGGAGTACCAG CAACTGTCCCTGGTGGGCACCAGCCAGTCTCAGATGGTGGCTTCAACTCCAGAGAACAACGCCAAGAACCGCTACAGAAATGTGCTGCCCT GTGAAGTGCGAGCATTACTGGCCTCTGGACTCTCAGCCCTGTACCCACGGGCACCTGCAGGTGACCCTGGAGAGTGAGGAAGTGACGGAGAACTGGACGGTCCGGGAACTGCAGCTCCTCCAG GTGAAGGAGCAGAAGATGCTCTCCGTGCGGCAGTTCCACTACCTAGCCTGGCCGGATCACGGCGTTCCCTCCTCCCCAGACACGTTGCTGGCTTTCTGGAGGATGCTCCGGCAGTGGCTGGACCAGACCATGGACGGAGGCCCACCCATTGTGCACTGCAG TGCTGGTGTGGGCCGAACAGGCACCCTCATTGCCCTGGATGTCCTGCTTCGGCAGCTGGAGTGCGAGGGTCTCCTTGGGCCCTTCAGCTTCGTGAAGAAGATGAGAGAGAGCCGGCCGTTGATGGTGCAGACGGAG gcccagtATGTATTCCTGCACCAGTGCATCCTGCAGTTCCTCCAACAGTCAGCCCAGGCCCCAGCTGAGAAGGAGGCCATATATGAGAATGTTGAAAACCTTATTTACGAAAATGCAGCTGCCATCCTGGCCCACCAGTTGGAGGTCTAA